Below is a genomic region from Rhododendron vialii isolate Sample 1 chromosome 5a, ASM3025357v1.
ggattgagtcatcccatgacgtatcatacattaacgtctcaataactataaccgtctcatgggacccattctcttcctcgaagggaaacttcccatgacgtatcatacgtagGGCTGGCCACGGGCGGATTTTTTTCGGattcgggtcgggttggacccgacccgacagTTTTCTGATTGAGATAGTGTCCACCCGAACCCGACCGGACAATTTGTCGGGCTTGGACCGAAACGTTTTCGGGTTGAGTTGGTCGGGTTCGGTCGGGTTATCGGATTGGGCCAGTTTTTGGGCCAGTTTTGTTGGACCAGTTTTTgggccagttttttttttctgggccgttattttttttcttcttttcttattttggaCTAGTTTTCCATCATTTCAGCAGGCCAAATGGCCCAAGGATTAAGATAAACATTTTGGGCCAAGCCCCGTAGCTCAATCCAAGGCTCCAAGCCcggtttttcaatttttacattttccaaTCCTAATTTCAAACACAGTTTCCCAGTTTCTATATTTCCCAATCcaaatttcaaacacaatttCCATTGCACTGATTGTCTGATTGCAGGCTAGAAAACCACATTTCCATATTACAATCAAGCAAGATTAAGCAGTAAgcaatcaggaaaaaaaaaaacccatgtgCAAGACTGAAATATGAATGAAAGCACAcccacataacaaaaaaaaaaaaacagtgactGGAAATGTTTTCTAGCTTTCCAGAGAGCAGCTAGCTCTTGCCTCTTAGCTCTCTCCTTCCCTATTTTTTCAGCAGTGACTCAATGAGCAGTCATACGACTCATGcacatttccattttccaccaccaccaccacatagcaaaaaaataaaaaaaaattacggagCTAGCAGCCAACTCTCTAATCTCTACTCGGCTACTCCCCTACTTTTTCAGCAGTCATACACAACCAATCAACCACAAGTCAAAACAGTTTCAGTTTTCCACCACCATATTACAAGTTTAGACGACCGCCAATACAAGTCCATAGTAATTTAAATTAGGCAAAACACACAAGTccataataaaaataaagtaatcAATACTCCATAGTCCATTAGTCCCTACTCCATAGTATTGCTGCCTGCTACTCCCAATCTCCATATTTCCCATGTCCATTCAAACCTGTTACATAGAAAGAAAActagaaaacaattaaaaacttctaagattttgtttttttgataagtaaaaacTTCAAAGATCATCAAATAACATCTGCTGTTATGTTTTACCAAGGTCCAAAGCCTCATCAATCCCTAGGAACTTGCATCATCAGTTTCAGTTTGTAAgagttctgaaaaaaaaaaacacacttaaTTAAATacaatactaaaaaatattttgactgAATAGACCAaatcaattaaattaaattacctCGTTCAAGATCTTCAACTTTATCCATAGCCTGTCGAAGAGAGATTGGAACCGTGCTTAGAAGCCAATTTTGGGTGCATACAAGAGTCTCGACCATTGACGGTGAGAGTGAACTCCGAAATGGATCAAGTACACGACCACCCGTACTAAAGGCCGACTCGGAAGCAACGGTAGACACAGGCATAGCTAATACATCACGCGCCATTTTTGACAAGATTGGatacttgttggaattgttcttccACCATACCAAGATATCAAAATCCGGATTGTCCCTACGTTCACACAAATCCCCCAAGTACTTGTCTACCTCCGAGGAACAAACACTAGAATACTCCTCTTCCAAGTAAGTGTCAAATTCAAGAGCTAAATTCAAGCGATGATCACAATCCTCATTCTCCTCCATTACTCTCGGCATTGGACTTGCACTAGGCACATTTTGTCTACCTTCACCCTCTTTCGCATAAGAATCATACAACCGGTTCAAAACATCCTTCACTTGTTTCTCCATTTTCTCACCCTCTGCCTTTCCTTTAGATTTTGTATAGCAAAACTTCACCAACCGTAACTTAAATCGGGGATCCATTGCCACTGCCACATAAAGTAGGGGATTGAATTTCTCTCCATCCCCCCAATATCTCTCAAATTTTCGTTTCATTTCAATTGCCATTGAAGACATAAAAGGATCTCGGTTGGCAATTAATTCATCTATACGGGTTTGAACCTCATACAACTCATGAAAGAACACATTGGATGTGACAAAAAGGGAAGCCGAAAATTTCTTGGTTGCATCAtagaaaagtttcaaaaatgtAACAAACAacccacacttcttccaatcaAGCTTGTTTGGGACAGTTGGTTGTCTTGGAGTTGGGACACTAATCCTATGGCTCCCACTTTGGCCACCCTCCAACTCTAATGACAAATCGTCCTCGCCTTCTTTTATGCCAAAAAATTTTATGAAACTACTATCTTCCTCCCCCATTCTTTGGAATGCCTTCTCAAACTTGATGGCTACTTCTAACATCAAGTAAGTAGAATTCCACCGAGTACACACATCAAGACACACAGTTTGTTTCGAtttaattttctccttctccacaCACTTGTTGAAAGTCTCCATTCTTTGTGGAGAAGATCTCACATATCTCACAACATCACGAACACGGAGAATAGACTCACTCGTATCTTTCAACCCCTCAACAACAATAAGATTCAAAATGTGTGCACAACATCGCATATGTATGTACTCATGCTCCaagatagtccttttccaatccattgttttccttttcaagtaCTCAATAGCGGTGGCGTTCGAACTTGCATTATCGACCGTCAAAGTAAAAATACCATCAATATTCCACTCAAGCAACAATGACTCAATTTTCTTGCCTATGGTAACTCCCTTATGATCTTCAATTTGACAAAAGTTTAAGATTCTCTTTTGCAACTTCcaatcatcatcaatgaagtGTGCAGTGAGACACATGTAGTTAAGATTTTGAATTGATGTCCATGTATCAGTCGTGAGGCAAATCCTACGACCCTTCAagaattttttcagttttgCCCTCTCATTTTTATGAATTGCACCAACCTCTCTAGTTATCGTTTGGCGAGAAACCGGTGAAAACTTCGGTTGCATGACCTTACAAAACtttctgaacccaatccccTCAACAAACCTAAAGGGTAGTTCATCAATGATGACCATTTCGGCAAGAGCTCTCTTACAATCgtcaaaagaaaagacatgAGTCACAACGTTGACACCGCCCCCGTCTGTGGGTCGAAATGAAAGGTTTTGTTGTCCATGTTGGTCTCTATTAGGATATAATGGGCAAACAGGGATGTGAGCTTTTAAATTACTAACGCCATGTTTTTTACTTTCAGCTGCATATCGTTTCTGGCAATACTTACACTCAGCCCATTTGGTTTCCCCACCCTCTTTAATATCGTTGAAGTGATCCCAGGCAGGAGATCTATATCTTTTTCCAGGCTCTTTTTTAAGTTTACGCACTTGTGGTGGAACCTTTCTTTTCAATCTATTTTGACCAACTTCAGCTACTGTATCATCTTGAATATCAATAACATTGGCATTCGTAGACACAAGAGGATTAGAATTACCTCCAAGTTCAACTTCTTCAACATCTACAACATCATCCTCAAGTTCCCGATCAAGCGTGAAATCAAAATTATCTGGATCCATCACCTACTACAAACAAGTGTAATCAAGATCAATAAACTGCAATTCATATAGATATAGTGCTACACTAgtcaaaataagagaaaaaattagctttactattttcttttgttttaccaGTCGAAGACTCGAAATAGAATCATAAAATTAGCTTTAGTGCTACACCGGTCGAAATAGAATCATAAGCTGTTTTCTTTTGCTGTAAAGCCTTTACCAGTCTAAAAATTAGCTACAACAATCGAAAAAAACAGTCAAAAAAACCAGCCAAAGGCTTACTGATTTACGCCATATATCTTTGTCTTGTGGCTCAAGTTGCCATAGGAAAGGTTGAGAAAACTAGGACTAAATTTTGTATCTTTATCTATCGGAAAGTAACTGGAAGTAGTATTGACCAATTTGAGGAGAGATAAATTCACAGTGCTTTTGCCAGCGCCTGAACCTGCAATCGCTTATTCTAACCATAAACCTACCTCCTGAGAATATAATTAGGTATGCACGCTGATTAGTGAAGTTTTAACTATTATCTTTGAGAGAAGAAAGTTCTGCCCCTTGAGATTGAAAACATTGTTACGTAGTAAACAGCAGGCGGTAATGTAGATCATTGAAGTGGTAAAACTAAAAGTACTTGGCTAATTGCATAATTAGCATCACAAaagaaaaggttcaaaaagaaGACTTTCAGCCCGCAATGAATTTTGTAAAGAGGCTACATTATAATGCAATGCCTTTAGGTCGATAATGAAACTGAATGTACATACCATTCATTCATTCTCAGATAGTGTTGTAAGCACTTGTCTACTGCTAGTTGGTCGCCAACTTCTGTTTCTTTTGTTGAGAATGTATAGTTAAGACATATATTACTTTTCACGTTAAGGATTTTTTTGATTGGTAATATTTACGGCAGAGAGATATTAGGAACCAAGATCAAAGAAAATTATGCCACACtttgaaacaagaaaattaGATGCTTGCATGCTCAGGAACCAAGATCAAAGAAAAGGCATGATAATATTTCTGATATTTATGTTGGGTTGGGTGCCATTTTGATTCACGGCCAtaaaggggggaggggggaaatTAAACAAAGGGGTTTGATCGATCAAGCCCTATTCATCCCAATCCAATACTCTGTCCATTTGTATCGAAAAAACCAGGCCAAACCTCACTGATGAACAgccaaaaagggggaaaaaaattaaaaaggggGTTTGATCGATTCAAGCCCTATCTAtcccaatccaatactctatccATTCATCAGATCAAAATcacagaaaaaatattttcgtaaaGCCCTATCACTACAACAGTCGGACagaaaatcagagagagagagagagagagaaagacgtACTGACGTACCACTGTAGAGGGGCTCGATTACTGATTTACGGCTCTTGGCTTCTTCGGGGATCGATTGAGAGAGAACGGGGGGAATAGTTGCGTCGGAAAAGGTGGGGCTCGGCGTTGATGGTGGTGGCCGGTGGCGGTGGGCATGGacgttggtggtggtggtactgGTGAGGGCTGAGGAGAGAAGCAGGAGAGAAGCAGCAGATCTACGGGAGCAGTAGCACGGGGTGAGGAAGAGGAGACTGGACCGAGTCTGGACTGGAGAGTGGAGAGGCTGAGAGGGGCAGAGGGCTGAGGAGTGAACTGAGGGAGCGAGGGCTGCGCAGCCTGCGCGAAATCGCCGAAATGAATAAAGATcgtagggttttttttcttttatacgTGTGTAAGTttcggtcgggttcgggttaACCCGAAACTTTATATGGGCATCCGAAACCCGACCGAATGTGTTCAAATCCGACCGActgaacccgaacccgaccgaaAAGAGAAATCAGATCCGCCCGTTAGTCAtttttcgggtcgggtcgggtcgggtcttCGGTCGGGTCGGGTGACTGGACAGCCCtaatcatacgttagcgtcacaacactgggccccgcaggtaacccatttcaacacaaagccccataggttaccattgccatcgccatggctcaattcacaatctacacaatactcacactttcaacctttaccatttttcatttacttatcatcgtctacatgattcactgcTCGTAACCACTCCGGGAACCTATTATtccaatctacaaccacaaTAAAATaccacacggttcaacatttcaactaaaagtactaacatgctaacaatacataaccatgcgataaaatttatcctgccatagaattaatcatgcgagtaacaaaataatattcagtcaaataattaattactacacttaaaatttagtctatttctctcgtttataaattttataaaacatttttactatttatatattttctttaactctcatattattcatagattttacaaactaaattttattagaaaatacttattgctaaatttagtatttactaactatattaaatattaatatgagattttcataacaacaaaattatgcgaggctattctagtcaatatttattagagttaaagattaactaatatataatctaaaatatttcttgtttacaatctaaataaatttttataagtaaaatattcttgttaatatttcatgaacatttatctaccccaataatttattaaacacgcaAACTTCCACTCAAATgcaaatcaacaatgcatcatcaaaaataatttcacagtcaaacacttgttaaacgatcataaattttcacaaggtataacactaatcattccagcacaactgGACTAAATTTTAACATAAataggactaaaaataaattgacaatttaacagcaggtcatcatcttcaataaattttaaatgtaagtcctaactccattaaaatgcagattaaggtttcgggttttcagaaaactacctcaaacgcgattctaagtccgaataagtgttgtacggtgttcgtagatcgccgtggtggttttgaaatctcgaggcagcgttaGGCGGCACTCCGATAGGGCCCGCAGAggcggtgtgcccacgaaactcacggtgtgtacacacctaCGATCacaactctctttctctctctctccctccctctctctctctattctagactcaacaatagaattgtgagtgaaataatatactggtgttcaattttcggatttatgtgggtatgtataatgagagagaataaggtagtaagAATGTGAGACGATAAGTGTAGAAGtagtggaatgaggaaggagagtgaaggAGATGGATACTAATAATGATAAaaggataggggacaagtgccacatttggggggttttcaattctaatatatgtggacgcatgtatgtacaggatgagaatgtatctggacgcgtgtatgtataggatgagagagagagagaagtggagagttagtttgaatagagttctacctagggtttagataagaaagataagagatgaatatgaattcCTGATTTCCtatatatctaaagtttaaatacatctcttatacaatagtgcaaataatatcaattgtacacataataatatattttaattattcaatctaattaattattgaattaaaaatttaacaatataaatttgtattaaaaaaaattgggtcaaaactCCGAGTCGTTACAACCTAtcctccttaaaataatttcgtcctcgaaattatgTGTTTAGAAATTTCAAactataataatatttttttaaaaataaagaagatatGGGATATTGCattctatcccccttaaaataaaaatacgaaTGTCAATCTATTCATAatgtgatgttgagatttgtcaTGTTGGTTAAATCATATACGGACGTTGTTAAgcttttaataaattttttttataactaatttACGTTgataaaagatattttcaaaagatatttttttataaatttttgaaaaacaatccATTTTAAGAATTCCTGAAAGATATATTTAGATTCCAAAAAGACATTTGTTCAAAGAGATTAAGGACGATGAGTAACTGTACGTCAAATAAAAGTTTTTCATGAAAATTAATTGTGATAACAAACatgaaattatatttttcaaattgttattttttgatCTTAAAACCATTGGAGTCAAACGACAACACTACCCTCATTTCATTAGAAAAAATTCCtgaaatgttaaattttttaatattataaaGTAACAAAATTTGTATTCGCTTGGTGGATTTTATGTAAAACTAATTCAATGTGGCTAACATAATAAGGTCCATTTTAACGCGTAGTCCaaccattttttgtttgtttgtttgacaTCGTACTCTCTCACTTATAGTAC
It encodes:
- the LOC131327551 gene encoding zinc finger BED domain-containing protein RICESLEEPER 2-like, whose protein sequence is MRVVLSFDSNGCAALAPSVHSSALCPSQPLHSPVQTRSSLLFLTPCYCSRRSAASLLLLSSALTSTTTTNVHAHRHRPPPSTPSPTFSDATIPPVLSQSIPEEAKSRKSVIEPLYSGTSLIFRLVKALQQKKTAYDSISTGVMDPDNFDFTLDRELEDDVVDVEEVELGGNSNPLVSTNANVIDIQDDTVAEVGQNRLKRKVPPQVRKLKKEPGKRYRSPAWDHFNDIKEGGETKWAECKYCQKRYAAESKKHGVSNLKAHIPVCPLYPNRDQHGQQNLSFRPTDGGGVNVVTHVFSFDDCKRALAEMVIIDELPFRFVEGIGFRKFCKVMQPKFSPVSRQTITREVGAIHKNERAKLKKFLKGRRICLTTDTWTSIQNLNYMCLTAHFIDDDWKLQKRILNFCQIEDHKGVTIGKKIESLLLEWNIDGIFTLTVDNASSNATAIEYLKRKTMDWKRTILEHEYIHMRCCAHILNLIVVEGLKDTSESILRVRDVVRYVRSSPQRMETFNKCVEKEKIKSKQTVCLDVCTRWNSTYLMLEVAIKFEKAFQRMGEEDSSFIKFFGIKEGEDDLSLELEGGQSGSHRISVPTPRQPTVPNKLDWKKCGLFVTFLKLFYDATKKFSASLFVTSNVFFHELYEVQTRIDELIANRDPFMSSMAIEMKRKFERYWGDGEKFNPLLYVAVAMDPRFKLRLVKFCYTKSKGKAEGEKMEKQVKDVLNRLYDSYAKEGEGRQNVPSASPMPRVMEENEDCDHRLNLALEFDTYLEEEYSSVCSSEVDKYLGDLCERRDNPDFDILVWWKNNSNKYPILSKMARDVLAMPVSTVASESAFSTGGRVLDPFRSSLSPSMVETLVCTQNWLLSTVPISLRQAMDKVEDLERELLQTETDDASS